The stretch of DNA AAAGAAACCCTAATTATCCAAAATCAGCCGAAGAGAAAAATTTGCTTATCTGAAACTTAATACAGGAggaaagaaaacacaaaagaatatggaaaaaatagataatttaatggAAAATCAATACTCCGAAGGCAGTAAGTACGAATCAAATAAGTAAAcaaagttatttgaaaaaaggtaaaataaaaatcagtaaaagcttaaaaaataaaaagcaaagaaGAATAGGCGTACCAGTGGAGACGAGGCTCAGATCTGAAGAAGACAAGATCAGGGTTTGATTTTCCTTTGGAAGATAGTCCgatagagagagaggcagagagagagagagagagcggcgGAAGAAGTGCAAGTTGCTGTTGGTATTGTCGTTGTATTTGGAGTAGCCTTCGGCATAACCTGGTCAATGCGTGCGCTTGCTTTCCTCGCTTATTCTTATcaacctttttctctttttcagttATTGTGGATCCGAGATACAGCTGATCATGGTGTTTGGGCCGGACTGAACTGGCGTACAAAATAAGCGGAATCTGGGCCCAGGATTTTAAATTAGCCTAATAGAGCCcgttagaaaaattattaaatatagacaaagtgatattttaattttattacgATATGTCATGTATTTAAAATGcttatatacatattaaatttaattgacatgaaattatataatagaatgagaatatctctattatattttatgacttTCTAATTACTACTAagacttttaatatttttattggatattatactttataattgtaaatatattttttccatgcaattctaaaaaaaggataaatgatttatacaaattttaaatagataagtctcatgtaagctttataaaaaaatgaactcgatcttaaaaaattataaaaaattctattatgtATTAGTAAAACTCCCCTTTTTATAAATGACTCCTacaaaaactattatttattagtaaaactcactattttatataagacttgtatgaaatttatttatttgagtttatatctagcattactctaagtcctgtttatttttacaatttttttcatctcatctcattattataatttttttaaatttttacataaaatagaataaataatttaatttttttaaattttaaaataaaaataagattaaaaaaatatattttaataatattttatttaaatcttaacTTTAACCTTTGCAAAAACAACTCACCGTACTGACAGAAAATATATACGGAAAAGATCACAACTCCATTGACCTTTAAATTAGCAGATTTTCTGTGGCCACAACTTCATTGAAAAGGTCAAAGAACAATTACGGCACTTGACAATCGTAAGAAATATTttcaccaaaaaaataataagggaAGATACGTACGTGCTAAAACCATCGAATACCTACCTACCTGCCTGCATGCCATATCAGCCATTTTACCTGTCAGCGAATGCCCAGATTTTCATGCTACAATAACGGCCAATGCATGGCCCGTTGAAAGGGGTGTGGAAGCTTCGCGTTTGGGATCAGGAACGAAGAaactaagggaaaaaaaagggagagatcAGCAggagacaaacacaaaagaaagagaggagatCAGGAGAATATAGTGCTACGTACTGGTTTACCCATTTTCTTAAATTCCCTTTTCTTCTCCCATTCTCTTTGATCTATTCGATCGGCACCCTTCGTCTTGGACATTGAACGTATATATTTTGGGTAAGAAAGCTTTAATTTTTGGTGTATCTGTGTGGGCGTTTCATGTAGTGGTAGAACAGTATTCCATTCATATTTATCCTCACGACATGGCATAGACGCACTTAATGTTTTGTGCCTCTTATATATGCATGAACTCACTTTTAGCAGGCATGAAAGTTTCCCATTGTCGCTCCAAATCGTTGGGTTAATCTTAACGAGTGTTTTTTTCTCAGATCGTTCctcaataattgtaaaaaagaaaaaaaaaaaaaaaaaccattgtgaattaaatatatattcgaTATGGGTCAAAGCAAGATCAGAAGGGCTCTAGGAGCTGTGAAGGACAAGACCAGCATTGGGCTTGCAAAAGTTGGAAGCAGCGCTTCTCTGGCGGACCTCGAGGTGGCGATTGTGAAGGCAACCAGACACGATGAATACCCAGGAGAGGAGAGGCATATTCGTGAGATACTCAGCTTAACATGCTACTCTCGCGCGCACATAAGTGCTTGCGTCAACATCCTCTCCAAGCGCCTGGACAAGACCAGGAACTGGATCGTCGCACTAAAGACGCTTGTGTTGGTTCACCGCCTGCTATCGGAGGGTGACCCTGCGTATGAGCAAGAGATCTTCTTCGCAACCAGACGCGGGACTCGTGTTCTCAACATGTCGGACTTTCGTGACTCTTCCCAATCCAATCATTCATGGGACTATTCCTCGTTTGTTCGCACGTATGCACTCTACCTCGACGACCGGCTTGAATTTAGGATGCAAAGCCGGCGGGGGAAACGCAGTGCGTTCGGATTTGAAGAGGAGGATTTTGAGGAGGCCAGCCAGCATGGTGGTTCAAGAGCCACTCCAGTGCGTGAGATGAGAACTGAGCTAATATTTTCTAGGACGCAGCATTTGCAGCAGCTCCTCGAGCGCTTCTTAGCTTGTCAACCTACaggtttgtattatattttgtacgtGTGAATGCCCACATCGAAACGTAAGATAAGATATTCAATCTCAAGTCGGAGAGAAATAGTAGAACTGTATAATTCTTTAAAGCGGTAGTTAACTGTTGAACAGCCCACTTCATGTTTTATCACTATTTTGAGGTTGTTTAGTTCTGTCTGATAAGAGCGACGATTGGTAAAATTATCAATAGGTCATTTCATCGTCAAGCTTTTCCTTTAAGATTAACCAAATTATGTTCATTAATATGCAATCATATATACTAGATCGATCTAATACTGATGAATATCATGTAATTTGGATTGAAGCAGGTGCAGCAAAGATTCACCGGGTTGTGATGGTGGCTCTCTACCCTGTTGTGAAAGAgagttttcaaatatattatgaCATAACAGAAATAATGGGGATCTTAATCGACCGTTTCATGGAGTTGGAGGTCCGCGAATGTGTGAGGATCTACGAGATCTTCTGCCGCCTCGGCAAGCAGTTCGATGAACTTGAAATGTTCTATGACTGGTGCAAGAGGGTTGGGATTGGACGTTGTTCTGAATTCCCGGAGCTTGATAAGATTACTCCAAAGAAACTCGAGGTGATGGATGAGTTCATCCGAGACAAGACGGCTTTGGCTCAAAGCATAAAAGCAAAGTCTCGAGAAGAGGCTGCAGAACAAAGGGAAAATGAAATGAACGAGATCAAGGCTCTACCCCCACCAGAGGGTTTCAATGATGCCCAAGTCGAGGAAGTGAAAAAGGAAGAAACGAATGAACAAAAAGAAGTCAAAGTTACACAACAAGAGGGTGATTTATTGAATTTAGGAGACGATGCAATCACAAGCCACGACCATGCAGATAAACTAGCCTTAGCCTTATTTGATGGCTATGCACCGCCGGCAACAAATGACACTCCAGCTCTTGCGTGGGAGGCCTTCAATGATGAGACTTCAGACTGGGAGACAGCTTTAGTTCAATCAGGAAGCAATCTGTCAAGTCAGAAGACGACACTTGCCGGCAGGTTTGACATGTTGTTGCTTGATGGCATGTACAAACAGTCCGCCACAATGGCAGCAATGGCGGCGGGTCCAGGTTATGGGTCCAGTGGGAGTGCGAGTAGCATCGCACTTGGGTCAGCCGGAAGGCCAGCAATGCTGGCATTGCCAGCAGCACCAGTATCAGAGGGTGGTTCAAATTCTATGACGACTTCAGACCCATTTGCAGCCTCACTGACAGTGCCACCACCGGCGTACGTGCAAATGTCAGAGATGGAGAGGAAGCAAAAGCTGTTGGTGGAAGAGCAATTAATGTGGCAGCAGTATGCAAGGGAAGGGATGCAAGGACAGCTTGGAATGGCAAAGATGCAGCACCAATACAATCCTTACAACATGGGAGGTTACACACCCAGCTACTGAAGCTTTTGTGTTTGTAATTAGGGATAAGTGCCAAGTGTTTGATCCATTTTTTGTCCTTTTAATCCTGTCTTCTTTGTTGAGGTTAAGAGCATATTACTCGATGCATTCGTTTAATATTAGTGGTTCGACTAGAAGCAAAAGTTACAGAATGGCATAAATCTTTTAGGCCACCAAAGTTACACTTGAGGAGGGGGCCATCATCAGATCACTTCCATTTATCAGGGTGTACTGATTCGTTATTCATCATAACTAAATCAGCATTGCCATTAACTTTGAAGGTGAGAGAACTCATGGCTTAATGAGAAACAAACTAAAGATACTTCTAAAGcatgattttgagtatgaataTTCTTAAACGACCACGTACCCAATCATTATTCTCTCACACATCCACTTAAATGGATAAGTGCAAACAGAAAAGAAACAGATTATAAATAATGTTATCGCACATCTGACCATTTCATTCTGCAGCAACTTGGATCACAAATCACCCCAAGGAAATCATGGATGGCCTTAACACGACTTGATGTGAACTAAGCTGCTCATGTATTTGTTTGAATTTCTCTTTAAGCCTCTTAATCTGCAAATACCACTAGCATCTTGGTCAAactagagaaagagagagagagaataccaAAATTCGACAGTCTAGGGAAAAGATAAGTAAATCAGAATACCCTTTTCAGCTCAATCTCTGTATCTCGTTTCCGCAGGCCCAATGAGTGTTGCAGGTTAGTGATATCAAAGATATTATCCAAGTCATCTTCAAAAGCAGATTCCAAGTCCTCCCGAAGGAGTGCAGGCAACTTGTCTACAACCGGCATTAGAAGGAAGCAGTTGAACTGCAAAAGATAAACTGAATGagaaagaaatgtgaaaagaaaaaccaggCATGGAAGAATCCATCAATATATAGAACAAAATAATTCCCTTCTCCACTAAATGTTTTATGCATAGAGCTTTCCAGAAATGTTgaagtgaataaatatatagtttaactACTAAACAatgaaatgggaaaaaaatctacaaatagATGGAAGCATGACATGAAACAAAGTGAAGAAATTTAATTAAGTACAATAAGTAAACAAAACAAGCTTATTCTTTGCAATCATGCTTGAAATCTCCGTCATCCCATAGGCCCTCCCTTATGAATCAGGAATGTGTAACTCCATTGAACAAATCAATAGAAAGCATATACATAACAAACCTTCAATTCTGCGGATGCCAAGAAATATTCTCTTATGCCATGAAATATCTGTTGTACCAAAGCATAAACAAGCCTTTCAGATGAAGGAGCAAGCCTCCGGTTCCAAAGAGTGCTATCTAGAAGGTCAGCCAGTCTTGTTTCCGTTGTCTGAATAGAAGAGGTAGAGTCAGCGCTTGAGGCCAGATGACTGAGCTTAACATCTGCCTTTGGCTTAGTATATTGCCTCTCATTGGCAGCAGACCCCAACGATGAATCATGGTGAGGACCAGCAGTTAAAGGATTACCACCCATCGTGGACTCTTCTGCTCCTCCAAATGAGTCCAAAAATTGACGTAACCCAGCCcgattctaaaaaaattttgacatcCATTGCGACATATGATTAGTAAAGCAAATTAACTTGCAGAAACTAGCCACCTTTCAGCTGTTGTCTATAGCATTCAAAGTCATAGAGACAGCCTGTCCATGCTATGGAAAAGCTTAAATTAGATACATAAGAACACCCACGTGTGATGTTAGACTCTTTCTTTAGCAGTTGAAGGCACAATTACACTCCTTCAATGTGCCATATAGTCACATTTCTGAAACATATGCATATatggaaaaactaaaaaaaaaacaaaactaaaaaatatagatgGAAGACAAAACATGGAAACAAACTCCCTCCATCACCTAAAgtgacaaaagaaaagaaaaaaatagattggtaaaggaaaaagaagaatggTATATGATGCTTATATTAATCCTAGAAACAGCTATCTACCTAGCATAGgctaatataaaaaaagaaagcaagccATTTGAGATGCAACAGAAAATGGATTGGATTGGTCATCTGCACCTGAATGATTCACAGATAAATATATTAACCTTATTGTGGAGGGACCAGGTGACGTAACGGGTGGTGCTTACTAAATCCTCCATACATCTGCAACAAAAACATATTGAACAGGAAGAGCATATATCAGGGCAAAGCTCAAGAGAATTTAACTGAGCATCAAGTAAACAATATAATAGAACATCCAATGGTAGCCATAAAGAACATGACAGAAATggaaagtataatatataagtaGATTTACAATATCGAGACCACGGCCATTGCTAACTTCTAAAGTTGTGGCTTtgcttttcctcttttttttttttttttttcgattttcaATAATTTCTGATCTGCATACATTGGTGGCTAAACTAGATGCATGGAGTTTAAGATACTTCCAAAGACACAGAGCCTCATAATGCTTTTGATAACTAGGAGAAtcatattttgttcttttgtacCCCAAACAAATACTATAAGATATACAACagtataattgtaaaagagACAACTGGTTTACTTTTCACGGCAAGCTCTTTCAGTAGATTCAGCAAATTTGTTGAAGGCAGAAGCAACGCGCCTGAGAAACACTTCATGGCCGCTCAGGTACTCACCATCTTTctgttgaaaaccaattgaagtAGGATGAGTAATTTATAATGTAACTTATGTaggaagaaaaaccaaaatgatATTCATGAGGTAAAAAAAGTGATACAAAACCGTTCACGAACAGACAGAGCCCATACTTGTAGAAGATATACAGAAATAGGAAGCAATCTCTTCAGAATGTGCAAGAGCCTACCACCCAACTAAATTAGGAAGACAGAAATATTAGATTTCTGTACAAATCAATGATAGAAAAGCCAGAAATAAACAATGTATTTTGCAAGATGGGATAAGGATTATACAAAACTTTCAATGAATGAATGTGCAACCCTCTATTCAAGTCATGAAAATGTGTTATCGGTGTCAAAACATTATGCAAAACTAATGTTGTTATCAGCGGCCAGCTTCACATCAGGAGAAATATATGCAACTAAGAAACAATGtccttttctttataattaactATGAAAGAAGGTCCATAAAACATGTATAGCTGAAAGGAAGAGAGCAAGCTCGGATGTTTTTAATGACACATGTAACTCTCTCACAATGCACTCCTTTGGGAAAAGTCACTCCCTCATCCTCTAATTAATGTCACCCTTAGCATGTTCTACATCTCGAGTGGCCTCCCATTAGGGATTTTGTGTTACAAGTAACTCTGGGGGAGCAGATGACAGCATGGAAAACTCCCACACTCGAGTGAAAACCTCTACTAAAGGGGCAAGTACAAGAAGGAATGAAATCCCAATCACCTACAGAGTGGACAATACTTGAATTTCCACCCACTTTATGCAACTCTCTGCTAACATTATTGAGGTATCTCATTGAGGATCCGCATCACTGCCAATTAGACAGTTCCTATCCTCATAATTGCATGAATCTCTCCTGAAGTGACACACTGGGGCATTCATCTAGCCTTCAACAGTGGACCTTCTCTTTTACGTCTCTTGACACCAACAACATTAGTTTTttgaagtaaaaataatatcatctcATACTTAACGTTATACTGGATTAAAATGGATGTAatggttatttattttgggTTAATGATATACTCCAATCTGGTCTGAAAGGATTCCACTCACAGGATTTTTGCATGATGAGATTTTGTTGatgaatttatctttcaaaaaaCAATGAAGGCAAAAATCTTGGTTTCACTGCATGTGACAtatctttctctttttattcAGGCAAGTTaaaaataacatgacatatcTCAAgaccacaaaaaataagaaaaaaatggaatcgTAATAGTACTTAACACCTGATGAAGAAAAGGTTCAAATGTGTCCCTAGCCTTTGCAACAGCTATTACGCAAGCTGTCCTGATTtctcgcaaaaaaaaaaaaaaaaaaaggaaagaagaaaatcagaaaattaaaagaagccTGTATTAAATCAACTGACACATCTGAGTAAACTAGAAAACCATCAATACCTAGAGTAGTTTGTTCCATCATGAATATCTTCAACTCCGCAGGCATTTACAATTTCTTCCCGCGTAATTGGAGGGCATTTAGTTCCTCCAACAACAAAACGGAATTCAGCCATGGCACGGTGATATTGTGCACCCCCATAAAGACGCATTCCCGCATTCTAcaataaaatcaaacccaaagaCTAGTTGCATCTTTATATATTACCGAAATATATTCAGTTCGGTTTGTGTGAGGCTACTAACAGCCTTTAACCACATATAAGTATAATTGAGAAGACGAGCTCTTGTATTCAAATCAGTTAGtcatttatttctataaatcggagtcctatttatagagcAGTATTACTTTCAGAAGATACTCAACTCAAATAAACCTCAATCCCAATTCGCAACTAACTGGGGTCAGCCACATGGACTTTTTATGCCATTGGGACTATCTAGGGCGACCAATGTCTCTGGTTACATCTCTAACAATCTTGTAGTTTCTCATGGCTTCTACCCCCATAATTTGTTCCTACCTTTTGCCCTTTTGCTCCTTACACATTAATATGATCAGCTAAAATAACTAATAACAGAAAGATTCAGACTGAACAAGTATGggaggaaaataaaatacagaataataaaaagtagaagatAGAAGTaagcacaatttttttttttttttttttcatgtcagggaacctctccaaggcaaggcccttcggacccacccctgcagagtaaaccccagTCCCGTACACCGCACCCTCGGTAGTTTCCCTACACTGAACTGGTTAAATCACTAgcttttcaccagggggtgtggccccaaaggattgtttgcacccatgaggtgttgaaccttggaccttgaaggaagtgataccccaagaccaaggccttcaccacttgggccaaccccttggggtttaAGCACAATTTTTCAGCAAAGCATATGCCTGTAGTGTTATGTGTGCATACCCATGTATTACACTTCAGCACATAAATGTATTTCAGGTCAGAGAATTCTTTGGCTTACAGGTATTAACTTGTGAGGAAACTGAACACCATCAGTAGCAACAAATGCCCCTCCATTAGTTCTCTCGTCTTGTAGTGTTTCACCTGTAACAGAAAGAAACAAATTTTTAGGGATCCAAGAAagcaacataaataaaaatctataaacatattatagaaaacaacaacaatgaACTTTTAACGATACAGCATCCACCATGCGTCTAAATTTTCCATGGAAAGGAACATAGAGATGATTTACCAAATTTATCTGGAGGTGCAACAACTGTCCCCTTCAATAACAATGACAACTGAATAATAAACCATAGTTAGTCACAATGAATAGTCATGAATAGGACAATAATATTTTGGTAGTAGTAATGTTAATATCCAACATAGACGTTTTAATGCATGtgcatgtataataatattggagatttgtttttcaattgttaagctaattttttttatgctgcATTCATACTATTTATGCTGTTTGGAGAAACGTTTTACTAATAGACATGGACTTTAAAGCACTCTTCCAACCACAAATCTAACTAAAAACTAAGCATGTCCTTAATAGTTCATGCAGCGTCTTTCTAGTCCAAAATTTCTCCTCATGCAGTTACTATAAGCCACCTAAGAGAATTGGATATTGGCATTTGGCAGCACTAATAAACACTATGAATCCTCCAAAATAAGAGGGCTGTAATTGAGACCTTGGTCAAGAACAGATCATGAAATGTTCTTCCTTTCTCCTTTAATTTTACTTCATCCAAGGTGCTGCAcatcaaaagtaaaataaaatgaataaaaaaagaaagtgatatGTTCATTTATggtaaagaaataaattaactaataaaCAATTATCCAATAATTAAAGATTCTAGCCCACAACACACGTGTGGAATTATTGGAATTTGAACCATTCAAGGCCAAAGTTTAAGTCCCCATCTAATATTGCCTAAAAAAACAAGTTTTATAAGTTTAACTAGAAACCTGAGTTCCTGATTTATTTCATTCAGCTTTCTTGTTGTGCTCCGGTACTCCTTTTCAAGAAGTGGAATGATCAATGGAACACTATCCATGTACCTGGCAAGCATAATCTTAGCAAACATTTAGCCAGAGAATATTGCAGGCAAATTAAGGccatgtttgggtaatgagacgagatgagaattctgtgaatagtaatgaaatgatttgaattaagatattttattgggttttgggaaatgagagagaaaatgttgaataaaaatattataaagttaaaattatttttagaatataatttttatttttattttgaaatttgaaaattttgcattgttttttgtgttttgtttggaaatttggaaaagttataataattaggtaatgattagataaaaaagtgaagatttgaaattgaaaagtgtgtgtttgagtgatgtttgggaaggaaattttGAGAAGTTTTTAGATGATATTagatcatctcacttcccaaacaagcccttagtgTCCGTCCATTACAAAAGAGGCAAAGAGCAAAAGCTAATACGAGGAAATAAACATGTAGgatgagatcatctcacttcccaaacaagccAGTGTCCGTCCATTACAATAGAGGCAAAGAGCAAACGCTAATACGAGGAAATAAACATGTACCTTTTCTGCAGCAATTCTTCCAAGAAGAATCGAAGTTTGCTTACACCTATTCTACTTCTTTCTTGCTTTGATAGTGATCGGCCCAACTTCTCCTCCAAAGATTTAa from Juglans microcarpa x Juglans regia isolate MS1-56 chromosome 3S, Jm3101_v1.0, whole genome shotgun sequence encodes:
- the LOC121257651 gene encoding putative clathrin assembly protein At4g02650, with product MGQSKIRRALGAVKDKTSIGLAKVGSSASLADLEVAIVKATRHDEYPGEERHIREILSLTCYSRAHISACVNILSKRLDKTRNWIVALKTLVLVHRLLSEGDPAYEQEIFFATRRGTRVLNMSDFRDSSQSNHSWDYSSFVRTYALYLDDRLEFRMQSRRGKRSAFGFEEEDFEEASQHGGSRATPVREMRTELIFSRTQHLQQLLERFLACQPTGAAKIHRVVMVALYPVVKESFQIYYDITEIMGILIDRFMELEVRECVRIYEIFCRLGKQFDELEMFYDWCKRVGIGRCSEFPELDKITPKKLEVMDEFIRDKTALAQSIKAKSREEAAEQRENEMNEIKALPPPEGFNDAQVEEVKKEETNEQKEVKVTQQEGDLLNLGDDAITSHDHADKLALALFDGYAPPATNDTPALAWEAFNDETSDWETALVQSGSNLSSQKTTLAGRFDMLLLDGMYKQSATMAAMAAGPGYGSSGSASSIALGSAGRPAMLALPAAPVSEGGSNSMTTSDPFAASLTVPPPAYVQMSEMERKQKLLVEEQLMWQQYAREGMQGQLGMAKMQHQYNPYNMGGYTPSY
- the LOC121257649 gene encoding dynamin-like protein ARC5 isoform X1, translating into MPHGTYPKPNKISAHSPHLISILELAEGLKMETEEGSDAACIPILKPTDESELEKQWRLYEAYNELHGLAQEFQTPFEAPAVLVVGHQTDGKSALVEALMGFQFNHVGGGTKTRRPITLHMKYDPLCELPRCRLVSNSDADSDPSIFVAEEMSLLEIQAYIEAENMRLERDPCQFSTKEIIIKVEYKYCPNLTIIDTPGLIAPAPGPKNRALQSQARAVESLVRAKMQHKEFIILCLEDCSDWSNATTRRVVMQIDPELSRTVIVSTKLDTKIPQFARSSDVEVFLSPPACTLDGFILGDSPFFTSVPSGRVGSGPDSVYRTNDEFKQAISLREEEDVKSLEEKLGRSLSKQERSRIGVSKLRFFLEELLQKRYMDSVPLIIPLLEKEYRSTTRKLNEINQELSTLDEVKLKEKGRTFHDLFLTKLSLLLKGTVVAPPDKFGETLQDERTNGGAFVATDGVQFPHKLIPNAGMRLYGGAQYHRAMAEFRFVVGGTKCPPITREEIVNACGVEDIHDGTNYSRTACVIAVAKARDTFEPFLHQLGGRLLHILKRLLPISVYLLQKDGEYLSGHEVFLRRVASAFNKFAESTERACREKCMEDLVSTTRYVTWSLHNKNRAGLRQFLDSFGGAEESTMGGNPLTAGPHHDSSLGSAANERQYTKPKADVKLSHLASSADSTSSIQTTETRLADLLDSTLWNRRLAPSSERLVYALVQQIFHGIREYFLASAELKFNCFLLMPVVDKLPALLREDLESAFEDDLDNIFDITNLQHSLGLRKRDTEIELKRIKRLKEKFKQIHEQLSSHQVVLRPSMISLG
- the LOC121257649 gene encoding dynamin-like protein ARC5 isoform X2, which produces MPHGTYPKPNKISAHSPHLISILELAEGLKMETEEGSDAACIPILKPTDESELEKQWRLYEAYNELHGLAQEFQTPFEAPAVLVVGHQTDGKSALVEALMGFQFNHVGGGTKTRRPITLHMKYDPLCELPRCRLVSNSDADSDPSIFVAEEMSLLEIQAYIEAENMRLERDPCQFSTKEIIIKVEYKYCPNLTIIDTPGLIAPAPGPKNRALQSQARAVESLVRAKMQHKEFIILCLEDCSDWSNATTRRVVMQIDPELSRTVIVSTKLDTKIPQFARSSDVEVFLSPPACTLDGFILGDSPFFTSVPSGRVGSGPDSVYRTNDEFKQAISLREEEDVKSLEEKLGRSLSKQERSRIGVSKLRFFLEELLQKSTLDEVKLKEKGRTFHDLFLTKLSLLLKGTVVAPPDKFGETLQDERTNGGAFVATDGVQFPHKLIPNAGMRLYGGAQYHRAMAEFRFVVGGTKCPPITREEIVNACGVEDIHDGTNYSRTACVIAVAKARDTFEPFLHQLGGRLLHILKRLLPISVYLLQKDGEYLSGHEVFLRRVASAFNKFAESTERACREKCMEDLVSTTRYVTWSLHNKNRAGLRQFLDSFGGAEESTMGGNPLTAGPHHDSSLGSAANERQYTKPKADVKLSHLASSADSTSSIQTTETRLADLLDSTLWNRRLAPSSERLVYALVQQIFHGIREYFLASAELKFNCFLLMPVVDKLPALLREDLESAFEDDLDNIFDITNLQHSLGLRKRDTEIELKRIKRLKEKFKQIHEQLSSHQVVLRPSMISLG